From the Fusobacteriaceae bacterium genome, one window contains:
- a CDS encoding NCS2 family permease — MLEKIFHLKENNTTVATELIAGLTTFMTMAYILAVNPGILSASGMDKGAIFTATAVGSALATFLMAFLANYPFALAPGMGLNAYFAFTVVLTLGYSWQVALAAIFIEGFIFILLTLTSVREAIFNAIPINLKHAVSVGIGLFIAFIGLTSAKIVVANPATKVGLFSIKASLAAGTFRSEGLGVLLCMAGVLITGFFLIKNTKGGILLGILATWILGILLELTGAYAPNPEVGMYSLIPSFAGLGQIPSLLPTLGKMDFTGIARPLDFAMVVFAFLFVDLFDTLGTLVGVASKADMLDSENKLPRIKGALLADALGTCAGAVLGTSTVTTYVESASGVSAGGRTGLTAVTTGLLFLASLFLAPVFLAVPGFATAPALIVVGFLMVTSITKIDFEDFSETIPCYICIITMPFAYSISEGISFGIISYVILNVLSGKAKEKKISKLMYVLALIFIVKYFFV, encoded by the coding sequence ATGTTAGAAAAAATTTTTCACCTGAAAGAGAACAATACGACGGTAGCGACAGAGTTGATCGCCGGACTGACGACTTTCATGACCATGGCTTATATCCTTGCGGTAAACCCGGGCATCCTCAGCGCCTCGGGCATGGACAAGGGCGCGATCTTTACGGCGACGGCGGTGGGCTCGGCTCTGGCCACGTTCCTGATGGCCTTTTTGGCCAACTACCCCTTCGCGCTGGCGCCGGGCATGGGCCTCAACGCCTACTTTGCCTTTACGGTGGTGCTGACCCTCGGATACTCCTGGCAGGTGGCTCTGGCCGCGATCTTTATCGAAGGCTTTATCTTTATCCTGCTGACCTTGACGAGCGTCCGGGAAGCGATCTTCAACGCGATCCCGATCAATCTGAAGCACGCGGTTTCCGTGGGCATCGGCCTTTTTATCGCCTTTATCGGTCTGACGAGCGCCAAGATCGTCGTCGCCAATCCCGCCACCAAAGTGGGACTTTTCTCGATCAAGGCCTCCCTTGCGGCGGGAACGTTCCGCAGCGAAGGTCTGGGCGTGCTCCTCTGCATGGCGGGCGTCCTGATCACGGGCTTTTTCCTCATCAAAAATACAAAGGGCGGCATCCTCCTCGGTATTCTGGCCACGTGGATTTTAGGCATCCTGCTGGAGCTGACGGGGGCTTACGCGCCCAATCCCGAAGTCGGAATGTATTCGCTGATCCCCAGCTTTGCCGGCCTGGGTCAGATCCCCAGTCTGTTGCCGACCCTGGGCAAAATGGATTTTACCGGCATTGCCCGGCCCCTTGACTTTGCCATGGTGGTCTTCGCCTTCCTTTTCGTCGACCTCTTCGATACGCTGGGCACCCTTGTGGGCGTTGCCTCCAAGGCCGACATGCTCGATTCCGAAAACAAGCTCCCGCGGATCAAAGGCGCGCTTCTGGCCGACGCCCTCGGCACCTGCGCCGGCGCTGTTCTCGGCACTTCGACGGTGACGACTTACGTGGAGAGCGCCTCGGGCGTATCCGCCGGCGGCAGGACAGGTCTCACGGCGGTAACGACAGGTCTTCTCTTCCTGGCGTCGCTGTTTCTCGCGCCCGTATTCCTGGCGGTACCGGGCTTCGCTACGGCGCCTGCCCTGATCGTAGTCGGATTCCTGATGGTGACGTCCATTACGAAAATCGACTTTGAGGATTTTTCCGAAACGATCCCCTGCTATATCTGCATAATCACCATGCCTTTCGCCTACAGCATTTCCGAAGGAATTTCCTTCGGGATCATCTCCTACGTGATTCTGAACGTGCTCTCGGGAAAGGCGAAGGAAAAAAAGATCAGCAAGCTGATGTACGTGCTGGCGCTGATCTTTATCGTAAAATATTTCTTCGTCTGA
- the yedF gene encoding sulfurtransferase-like selenium metabolism protein YedF, whose protein sequence is MEKKSDGGSTGQALQNAEPRSEKFKMPGSGNIEGLQKYRKKKKIVVVDRLTMGRGSEDLGAMLMKGFIYAVSRMEDLPDAVILYNEGVKLACLGSDYLQDLRTMETQGVEIISCCVCLDFFSLKDKLAVGTTANMYEIVEKEMLADLIVRP, encoded by the coding sequence ATGGAGAAGAAAAGCGACGGCGGATCCACCGGCCAGGCCTTGCAAAACGCGGAACCGAGAAGCGAGAAATTCAAAATGCCGGGTTCCGGCAATATCGAAGGACTGCAGAAATACAGAAAAAAGAAGAAAATTGTCGTCGTCGACAGGTTGACCATGGGCCGCGGCAGCGAAGATTTGGGCGCCATGCTCATGAAGGGCTTCATCTACGCCGTGAGCCGCATGGAAGATCTCCCCGACGCGGTCATCCTGTACAACGAGGGCGTGAAGCTCGCCTGTCTGGGTTCCGATTATCTTCAGGACCTCAGGACCATGGAGACTCAGGGCGTGGAGATCATCTCCTGCTGCGTCTGTCTGGACTTTTTCAGCCTCAAAGATAAACTGGCCGTGGGGACCACGGCCAATATGTATGAAATTGTGGAAAAAGAAATGCTGGCGGACCTGATCGTCCGGCCCTAG
- a CDS encoding GNAT family N-acetyltransferase: protein MKTEGMRMGNVADAREILAIYRPFVEKTYVSFETVTPTLAEFEQRIENFLAFYPYLVYLVGGKIAGYSYAHRFRERAAYDWDAETTIYTAEGCRRQGVGRKLYSCLEEILRAQQIKNLYAIVTTPNPASEGFHEAFGFTLSGVQHDAGFKFGRWYDSRLYEKIIGDHDGAPAPIIAVKDLDQSKIEEILSRY from the coding sequence ATGAAAACTGAAGGCATGCGCATGGGGAACGTGGCCGACGCGCGGGAAATCCTCGCGATCTACCGGCCCTTTGTGGAAAAGACTTATGTCTCCTTTGAGACCGTAACGCCGACGCTTGCGGAATTTGAACAGCGGATCGAAAATTTCCTCGCCTTTTACCCTTATCTCGTCTACCTCGTCGGGGGAAAAATCGCGGGCTATTCTTACGCCCACCGCTTCCGCGAACGGGCCGCCTACGACTGGGACGCCGAGACGACCATCTATACGGCCGAGGGCTGCCGCAGGCAGGGGGTCGGCCGGAAATTGTACTCCTGTCTTGAAGAGATTTTGCGGGCCCAGCAGATCAAAAACCTCTACGCCATCGTGACGACGCCCAATCCGGCCAGTGAAGGCTTTCATGAGGCCTTCGGCTTTACCCTGAGCGGCGTCCAGCACGACGCCGGGTTCAAATTCGGCCGGTGGTACGACTCGAGGCTTTACGAAAAGATTATCGGCGACCACGACGGCGCGCCGGCGCCTATCATTGCCGTCAAAGACCTCGATCAATCGAAAATTGAAGAAATCCTGTCCCGTTACTGA
- a CDS encoding sigma 54-interacting transcriptional regulator has protein sequence MVMAAGKRPSIEKFLGNPETINEKLNAIIENSFDGIYITDGDANTILVNRNYEVITGLKREKMLGKNMADLVRDNVISVSGTLMVLEKGGTPVTLEQEFETGRRALITSSPAYDKNGNIVLVVTNVRDLTEIYKLKEEVEKKNILTIKARAELEEFMKKLNIYKDIVCVDKNSVAVLQLIDKVAVTDATVILLGETGVGKDVFAQYIFDNSKRKDKPFVRVNCGALAPSLIDSELFGYEKGSFTGANKEGKMGLFEAADKGTIFLDEIAELPPEMQIKLLRVLQDQEVLRIGGRTTIKIDVRIIAATNRNLAELVKEKKFREDLYYRLTVFPVMIPPLRERVDDVAPLAELFIRDLNEKYGFNKKLLPSTIKLLEKYDYPGNIRELKNIVERAFIISNESSIATSDIPLSVSEKTDERKNIPDAYPENETDDIWESGENEAIPEELLLPGDPEGAVNLKEKMAAIELDYINAAYEKYKNIRAAAHSLGMDPSTFLRKRKKNPKNT, from the coding sequence ATGGTGATGGCCGCCGGCAAAAGACCTTCAATCGAGAAATTTCTGGGCAATCCCGAAACAATCAATGAAAAATTGAACGCGATTATTGAGAATTCCTTCGACGGGATCTACATCACCGACGGGGACGCCAATACGATCCTTGTCAACCGCAATTACGAGGTGATCACGGGACTGAAACGGGAGAAAATGCTGGGAAAGAACATGGCGGACCTCGTTCGCGACAATGTGATCTCGGTCTCGGGGACGCTCATGGTCCTCGAAAAGGGCGGGACTCCCGTGACGCTGGAGCAGGAGTTTGAGACCGGCCGCCGGGCGCTGATCACCAGTTCCCCCGCCTACGACAAAAACGGCAATATCGTCCTCGTCGTAACCAATGTGCGGGATCTGACCGAAATCTACAAACTCAAGGAAGAGGTCGAGAAGAAAAACATCCTGACGATCAAGGCCCGGGCGGAGCTCGAAGAATTTATGAAAAAACTCAATATCTACAAAGATATTGTTTGTGTGGATAAAAATTCTGTTGCAGTTTTGCAACTTATTGACAAGGTGGCTGTCACAGATGCAACAGTGATCCTCTTGGGAGAGACCGGCGTCGGCAAGGACGTCTTCGCCCAATATATTTTTGATAACAGTAAGCGGAAGGACAAGCCCTTCGTGCGGGTCAACTGCGGGGCGCTGGCCCCTTCCCTCATCGACAGCGAGCTCTTCGGCTATGAGAAAGGGTCCTTTACGGGGGCCAATAAAGAAGGAAAAATGGGGCTTTTTGAGGCCGCCGACAAAGGGACGATCTTTCTCGACGAGATCGCGGAACTGCCGCCCGAGATGCAGATCAAGCTGCTCCGTGTCTTGCAGGATCAGGAAGTCTTGCGGATCGGCGGGCGTACGACGATCAAGATCGACGTCAGGATCATTGCCGCCACGAACCGGAATCTGGCCGAGCTCGTCAAAGAAAAGAAATTCCGCGAAGATCTCTACTACCGGCTGACGGTATTTCCGGTCATGATCCCGCCGCTCCGGGAGCGCGTGGACGACGTTGCGCCGCTGGCGGAGCTCTTTATCCGGGACCTCAATGAAAAGTACGGATTCAACAAAAAACTGCTGCCCTCCACAATCAAACTCCTCGAAAAATACGATTATCCCGGCAATATCCGGGAACTGAAAAATATCGTGGAACGGGCCTTTATCATCAGCAACGAATCTTCGATCGCCACAAGCGATATTCCGCTCTCCGTCAGCGAAAAGACCGACGAGCGGAAAAATATCCCCGACGCCTATCCCGAAAACGAGACCGACGACATCTGGGAGAGCGGGGAAAACGAAGCGATTCCCGAAGAATTGCTCCTGCCGGGCGATCCCGAGGGCGCCGTGAACCTCAAGGAAAAAATGGCGGCCATTGAGCTCGATTACATCAACGCCGCCTACGAAAAATACAAAAACATCCGGGCGGCAGCCCACAGCCTCGGTATGGACCCATCCACCTTCCTGCGAAAGCGCAAAAAGAACCCAAAAAACACATAA
- a CDS encoding 4-hydroxyphenylacetate 3-hydroxylase family protein produces MPLKTGQEYVDSIKKIKMEIYMFGKKIESAVDDPILRPSLNSVKATYDLAQMPEYQDLMLATDPDSGKKINRFTHIHRSTEDLVKKVKMQRLLGQYTASCFQRCVGMDAFNAVWSTTYDIDQAKGTKYFEKFKKYLAYVQENDLTVDGAMTDPKGDRGLSAAKQADPDLYLRVVERRPDGVVVRGAKCHQTGIVNSHEVLVMPTIALKPDEADYAISFAVPMDTPGLFMIIGRQSCDTRKLEGSELDVGNSQFGGMEALTIFDNVFVPNDRIFLNGETEFAGDLVERFAGYHRQSYGGCKVGVGDVVIGAAATIADYNGAQKASHVKDKIIEMVHLNETLYSSGIACSAEGTKTASGNYIIDLMLANVCKQNVTRFPYEICRLAEDIAGGIMVTAPSEKDFRDPKLGPYIEKYLKGVSTVSTENRLRMLRLIENLCLGTAAVGYRTESMHGAGSPQAQRIVISRLANLEQKKKLAKAIAKVKE; encoded by the coding sequence ATGCCTTTAAAGACAGGACAAGAGTATGTTGACAGCATCAAAAAGATCAAGATGGAGATTTACATGTTCGGCAAGAAGATCGAATCCGCGGTGGATGACCCCATTCTGCGGCCTTCGCTGAATTCCGTAAAAGCCACCTATGATCTCGCGCAAATGCCCGAGTATCAGGATCTGATGCTTGCCACCGATCCGGATTCCGGAAAGAAGATCAATCGTTTCACCCACATCCACAGGAGTACCGAAGACCTTGTGAAAAAGGTTAAAATGCAGCGTCTGCTCGGCCAGTACACGGCCTCATGTTTCCAGAGATGCGTGGGAATGGACGCCTTTAACGCCGTTTGGAGCACGACCTACGATATCGACCAGGCCAAAGGAACGAAATATTTCGAAAAATTCAAGAAATATCTCGCCTATGTTCAGGAAAACGATTTGACGGTTGACGGCGCCATGACCGATCCCAAGGGAGACCGGGGATTGTCCGCCGCCAAACAGGCCGATCCGGATCTCTATCTGCGTGTTGTGGAAAGAAGACCCGACGGCGTCGTAGTAAGAGGAGCGAAATGCCACCAGACCGGAATCGTGAATTCCCACGAAGTGCTGGTAATGCCCACGATCGCCCTGAAACCCGATGAAGCCGACTACGCGATTTCCTTCGCGGTTCCCATGGATACCCCGGGACTCTTCATGATCATCGGACGCCAGTCCTGCGATACGAGAAAATTGGAAGGAAGCGAACTGGACGTTGGAAACAGCCAGTTCGGCGGTATGGAAGCATTGACAATCTTCGACAATGTTTTCGTTCCCAACGACAGGATCTTCCTGAACGGAGAAACGGAATTCGCGGGCGACCTCGTTGAACGCTTCGCCGGATACCACCGCCAGAGCTACGGCGGATGCAAGGTGGGCGTAGGAGACGTCGTTATCGGCGCCGCCGCCACCATTGCCGATTACAACGGAGCCCAGAAGGCTTCCCACGTAAAAGACAAGATCATCGAAATGGTTCATTTGAACGAAACGCTGTACAGCAGCGGCATCGCCTGTTCCGCCGAAGGAACAAAGACCGCTTCGGGCAACTACATCATCGACCTGATGCTGGCCAATGTCTGCAAGCAGAACGTAACGCGCTTCCCCTATGAGATCTGCCGCCTCGCCGAAGACATCGCCGGCGGAATCATGGTAACGGCCCCGTCCGAAAAAGATTTCCGCGATCCGAAACTGGGTCCCTACATCGAAAAATACCTGAAGGGCGTTTCCACCGTTTCCACGGAAAACAGACTGCGGATGCTGAGACTCATCGAAAATCTGTGTCTCGGAACAGCCGCCGTCGGCTACCGGACAGAATCCATGCACGGCGCGGGTTCACCGCAGGCTCAAAGAATCGTTATTTCCCGCCTGGCCAATCTCGAACAGAAAAAGAAGCTGGCCAAGGCTATCGCCAAAGTGAAAGAATAA
- a CDS encoding 4-hydroxybutyrate CoA-transferase yields the protein MSWKENYKSKVKTAEEAVKLIKSGDRVVLGHAVGEPIYLTEKMVENYKAYKDVEVVNMVAMGPSGFAKPEMKGHFKANSLFLGGGTRECIGSGLGDFTPTFFYQVPNLFRNDLPVDVVLMNVSPPDANGFCSYGVSCDYTKPAAEAAKLVIAQVNKYMPRTLGDSFIHVDDIDVIVEQDTPIPELGIAKIGEIERLIGENCATLIKDGDTLQLGIGAIPDAVLLFLKEKKDLGIHSEMISDGVVELVESGVVTCRRKNFNKGKMVIGFLMGTKRLYDFADNNPMVSMNPIDYVNDPRIIGQNDNLVSINSCMQVDFMGQVCSEAVGLKQFSGIGGQVDFVRGAAFSKGGRSILAFPSTAKGGTVSKIAPLLTEGSAVTTSRTDVDYIVTEFGVAKLKGKTLRDRAKELIKVAHPNFREELEKERKIRFKEV from the coding sequence ATGAGTTGGAAAGAGAATTACAAATCCAAGGTCAAGACGGCCGAAGAAGCCGTCAAACTCATCAAGTCAGGAGACAGGGTCGTTCTGGGCCACGCGGTCGGGGAACCCATTTATCTGACGGAAAAGATGGTGGAAAATTACAAAGCCTACAAAGATGTGGAAGTTGTCAACATGGTTGCCATGGGACCCTCCGGTTTCGCCAAGCCTGAAATGAAGGGACACTTCAAAGCCAATTCGCTGTTTTTGGGCGGCGGCACGCGGGAATGCATCGGAAGCGGCCTCGGGGACTTCACACCCACATTTTTCTATCAGGTGCCCAACCTGTTCCGGAACGATCTGCCGGTAGACGTGGTCCTGATGAATGTTTCGCCGCCCGACGCAAACGGATTCTGCAGCTACGGCGTATCCTGCGATTATACGAAGCCCGCCGCCGAAGCGGCCAAGCTCGTCATCGCCCAGGTGAACAAATATATGCCGCGCACGCTCGGAGATTCCTTCATCCATGTGGATGACATCGACGTCATCGTCGAACAGGACACCCCGATTCCCGAACTGGGCATCGCCAAAATCGGCGAGATCGAACGGCTTATCGGCGAAAACTGCGCGACGCTGATCAAAGACGGCGACACGCTGCAATTGGGAATAGGCGCTATTCCCGACGCGGTTTTGCTCTTCCTCAAGGAAAAGAAAGATCTCGGGATTCATTCGGAAATGATTTCCGACGGTGTTGTGGAATTGGTGGAATCCGGCGTTGTGACCTGCCGGAGAAAAAATTTCAACAAAGGAAAGATGGTCATCGGATTCTTGATGGGCACAAAGCGGCTCTACGATTTTGCCGACAACAACCCCATGGTTTCCATGAACCCCATCGACTATGTCAACGATCCGCGGATCATCGGCCAGAACGACAACCTCGTCTCCATCAACAGCTGTATGCAGGTTGACTTTATGGGCCAGGTATGTTCCGAGGCCGTGGGCTTGAAGCAGTTCTCCGGAATCGGCGGACAGGTGGACTTTGTACGGGGCGCGGCCTTCTCCAAAGGCGGACGTTCCATCCTTGCCTTCCCGTCCACCGCCAAAGGCGGAACCGTTTCCAAGATCGCCCCGCTTCTCACCGAGGGATCGGCCGTAACAACGTCCAGAACCGACGTGGACTACATCGTAACGGAATTCGGCGTAGCAAAACTGAAAGGCAAGACGCTCAGGGACAGAGCCAAGGAACTCATCAAAGTGGCCCATCCCAATTTCCGGGAAGAACTGGAAAAAGAGCGCAAGATTCGGTTCAAAGAAGTATAA
- a CDS encoding 3-oxoacid CoA-transferase → MARFITADEAAGLIPDGAAIAVSAFTAVSLAEDIIVAVSDRFEKDGHPRDLSLFHISGVGDYKHRGLSHFNREGLVRKLTGSHIFAEPDLIPLIAENKIETYCLPQGAASHLVRAMAGGEDGLLTKCGLHTFADPRQDGCKMNKACKEDVVSLVTIDGREHLFFKAPRFDFCFLKGSLADGNGNISLEREPVLLEQLEMAAATKACGGKVIVQVHEVVKGRLNPRNIKIPAHFVDYVVVGRKENTFQTHIFPEYRPELTGETVIDLKKLPPKPLDVRKVCGRRGVMEIRKNALVNIGGGYPEAVATVAAEEGISDKFLFSVESGLIGGVPVEGGIGLSYNPVAVLRQPEKFDLYNGGALDICFLGCGEVDAQGNVNVSKFAGRVVGPGGFVNISQNTKNVCFLGSFTAGKSDISIVDKKLRIGADGTGKKYVKKVEQITFSGADALKNGQNALYITERCVFQLRPTGVTLIEIAPGVDLQKDILDRMDFRPVIAPDLKEMDPRIFRDQKMGLKL, encoded by the coding sequence ATGGCAAGATTCATTACGGCCGACGAGGCGGCGGGCCTGATTCCCGACGGCGCCGCGATAGCCGTTTCCGCTTTTACCGCTGTCTCTCTGGCCGAGGACATCATCGTGGCCGTTTCCGACCGCTTCGAGAAGGACGGTCATCCGAGGGATCTTTCGCTCTTTCATATTTCCGGAGTCGGAGACTACAAACACCGGGGACTTTCCCATTTCAACCGGGAAGGACTGGTGCGGAAACTGACCGGATCCCATATTTTCGCGGAACCGGACCTCATTCCCTTGATCGCCGAAAACAAAATCGAGACCTACTGCCTGCCCCAGGGGGCGGCCTCCCATCTCGTGAGGGCCATGGCGGGCGGCGAGGACGGACTTTTGACGAAGTGCGGCCTCCATACCTTCGCGGACCCGAGACAGGACGGCTGCAAGATGAACAAAGCCTGCAAGGAAGACGTCGTGTCGCTCGTGACCATAGACGGCCGCGAACACCTGTTCTTCAAAGCGCCGCGTTTTGATTTCTGCTTCCTGAAAGGCTCTCTTGCCGACGGAAACGGAAACATCAGCCTCGAACGGGAGCCGGTATTGCTGGAGCAGCTGGAAATGGCGGCGGCCACAAAGGCTTGCGGCGGTAAGGTCATCGTGCAGGTCCATGAGGTCGTAAAGGGGCGGCTCAACCCGAGAAACATCAAAATTCCCGCCCATTTTGTGGATTATGTCGTCGTCGGACGAAAGGAAAATACGTTCCAGACCCACATTTTCCCCGAATACCGCCCGGAACTCACCGGAGAGACCGTCATCGACTTGAAGAAACTTCCGCCGAAACCTCTGGACGTCCGGAAAGTCTGCGGCAGACGGGGCGTCATGGAAATCAGGAAAAACGCCCTCGTCAATATCGGCGGCGGATACCCCGAGGCGGTGGCCACCGTGGCGGCCGAAGAGGGAATCAGCGACAAATTTCTCTTCAGCGTGGAATCGGGCCTGATCGGCGGCGTGCCCGTGGAGGGCGGCATCGGCCTTTCCTACAATCCCGTAGCGGTATTGCGGCAACCCGAGAAATTCGACCTCTATAACGGCGGCGCTCTCGATATTTGCTTTTTGGGTTGCGGGGAGGTGGACGCCCAGGGCAACGTCAACGTGTCCAAATTCGCGGGACGGGTCGTGGGCCCCGGCGGCTTTGTCAACATTTCCCAGAACACGAAAAACGTCTGCTTCCTCGGCAGCTTCACGGCGGGAAAATCGGACATTTCCATTGTCGACAAAAAACTACGGATCGGCGCCGACGGTACGGGGAAAAAATACGTCAAAAAAGTAGAGCAAATTACTTTTTCCGGCGCGGACGCCCTGAAAAACGGGCAAAATGCCCTCTATATCACGGAGCGCTGCGTTTTTCAGTTGCGACCGACGGGCGTGACGTTGATCGAGATCGCCCCGGGCGTCGATTTGCAGAAAGATATCCTCGACCGGATGGATTTCCGGCCCGTGATCGCCCCGGATCTGAAAGAAATGGACCCCCGGATATTCCGAGATCAAAAGATGGGTCTGAAATTGTAG
- a CDS encoding MaoC family dehydratase, whose translation MEKRVLRVGDKASYVKTITKADVHNFAAVTGDFCPIHLDEDFAKNTRFGRTISHGLLVSNLLSTIMGMKMPGPGTLFIEEHVKFLLPTFPGDTITAELTVTNLTEKKNGYIAEFKGYCRNQRGETVVEAEEKQMLSKELFTVE comes from the coding sequence ATGGAAAAAAGAGTATTGCGCGTGGGAGACAAGGCGAGCTACGTCAAAACCATCACCAAAGCGGATGTCCATAATTTCGCGGCTGTGACCGGAGACTTCTGCCCGATCCATCTTGACGAGGATTTCGCCAAAAACACCCGTTTCGGCCGGACCATTTCCCACGGTCTGCTGGTATCTAATCTGCTGTCCACGATTATGGGAATGAAAATGCCGGGGCCGGGTACGCTTTTTATCGAGGAACACGTAAAATTTCTGCTGCCCACGTTTCCCGGCGACACGATCACGGCGGAGTTGACGGTCACGAATCTCACGGAAAAAAAGAACGGCTATATCGCCGAATTTAAAGGTTATTGCAGGAATCAGCGGGGAGAGACCGTTGTGGAGGCCGAGGAAAAGCAGATGCTTTCCAAGGAGCTCTTTACGGTGGAATAA
- a CDS encoding NifU family protein: MERQNLKNELEQFFQKELRSGFLEHGGDLEFLSVEDGVVRFRLLGACHNCPSATFDAEEIVAVRVREAFPEVSDVILVTGVSDDLLRQAKEILARGRKS; encoded by the coding sequence ATGGAACGACAGAACTTGAAAAACGAACTGGAACAATTCTTTCAGAAGGAATTGCGCTCGGGTTTTCTGGAACACGGAGGAGATCTTGAATTTTTGTCCGTAGAGGACGGCGTCGTACGCTTCCGCCTGCTGGGCGCCTGCCACAACTGCCCTTCGGCGACCTTTGACGCCGAGGAAATCGTGGCGGTCAGGGTCAGGGAAGCCTTTCCCGAAGTCAGCGACGTGATTCTCGTCACCGGAGTCAGCGACGACCTCCTGCGTCAGGCGAAGGAAATCCTCGCGAGGGGGCGTAAATCATGA
- the xth gene encoding exodeoxyribonuclease III has product MKLVSWNVNGLRAVMQKGFMDIFTNENPDILCLQETKLQQGQIRLDPPGYAQYWNYAVKKGYSGTAVFTKRTPLSVTCGIGIEGHDQEGRVITLEFDAFYLITVYTPNSQDELARLSYRMSWEDDFLAYIKKLDRKKPVIFCGDLNVAHEEIDLKNPKTNHMNAGFTDEERGKMTALLKSGFIDTFRYFNPGRTGIYSWWSYRANARKNNAGWRIDYFIVSERLREKLLAADIKTEIYGSDHCPVTLEINL; this is encoded by the coding sequence ATGAAACTGGTCTCATGGAACGTAAACGGTCTGCGGGCTGTCATGCAAAAAGGCTTTATGGACATTTTTACAAACGAAAATCCCGACATTCTTTGCCTGCAGGAGACGAAGCTCCAGCAGGGGCAAATCCGTCTCGATCCGCCGGGTTACGCGCAATATTGGAATTACGCCGTGAAAAAGGGCTATTCGGGCACGGCTGTTTTTACGAAGCGGACGCCCCTTTCCGTGACCTGCGGGATCGGCATCGAAGGACACGATCAGGAAGGTCGGGTGATCACCCTCGAATTCGACGCGTTTTACCTGATCACGGTCTATACGCCCAACTCCCAGGACGAACTGGCGCGGCTCAGCTACCGGATGAGCTGGGAAGACGACTTCCTCGCCTACATCAAAAAACTCGACCGAAAAAAACCCGTCATTTTCTGCGGAGACCTCAACGTGGCCCATGAGGAAATCGACCTCAAAAACCCGAAGACAAACCACATGAACGCGGGCTTTACGGACGAAGAGCGGGGCAAGATGACGGCCCTTCTGAAAAGCGGGTTTATCGATACCTTCCGGTATTTCAACCCCGGCAGGACCGGAATCTACTCCTGGTGGTCCTATCGGGCCAACGCCCGGAAAAACAACGCCGGGTGGCGTATCGACTATTTTATCGTATCGGAGCGGCTGCGGGAAAAACTCCTTGCCGCCGATATCAAAACGGAGATCTACGGCTCCGACCATTGTCCGGTAACGCTTGAAATCAATCTTTGA
- a CDS encoding Cof-type HAD-IIB family hydrolase — translation MKAVVCDLDGTLLNGGHTISAYTRDIIGQVIEKGNLFFIATGRHHLDAFAFKKMLGLHSYLISSNGARIHDQDDREIYRNDIPPALARELFTMPLDGRVHKSVFRGERWYVESVLEEFDEFHKESGFKCTLTDFETIIDSEIIKFLFLCEESEQVIAELDEAVRGRFGTRVNAAMSNETCLEVMNRDVSKGHAIKAVMGSLGIPLSDVISFGDGLNDKDMLTTAGTGYLMGNAHKKLKAGLPGHEILETNDNDGVAKKLKEIFL, via the coding sequence ATGAAAGCTGTAGTCTGCGACCTGGACGGGACGCTCCTCAACGGCGGCCACACCATATCCGCCTATACCCGGGACATCATCGGTCAGGTCATTGAAAAGGGAAACCTGTTTTTTATCGCCACGGGCAGGCACCATCTGGACGCCTTTGCCTTCAAGAAAATGCTGGGCCTGCACTCGTATCTGATCAGCTCCAACGGTGCGCGGATCCACGATCAGGACGACCGGGAGATTTACCGTAACGACATTCCGCCGGCCCTGGCCAGGGAACTGTTTACGATGCCCCTGGACGGGCGCGTTCACAAGAGCGTCTTCCGGGGGGAGCGCTGGTACGTGGAATCCGTTCTGGAAGAATTTGACGAATTTCACAAGGAATCGGGCTTCAAATGCACGCTGACCGATTTTGAAACGATCATCGACAGCGAAATCATCAAGTTCCTCTTCCTCTGTGAAGAAAGCGAACAGGTCATCGCCGAATTGGACGAAGCGGTGCGCGGACGTTTCGGGACCCGGGTCAACGCCGCCATGTCCAATGAGACCTGCCTTGAGGTCATGAACCGGGACGTCTCCAAGGGCCACGCGATCAAGGCCGTCATGGGTTCCCTCGGGATCCCGCTTTCCGACGTCATTTCCTTCGGAGACGGACTCAACGACAAGGACATGCTGACAACGGCCGGAACAGGCTATCTGATGGGAAACGCCCACAAAAAACTGAAAGCCGGGTTGCCGGGACACGAAATCCTCGAAACCAACGACAACGACGGCGTAGCGAAAAAACTAAAGGAGATTTTTTTATGA